The DNA region GATTACGGTGATCACTGGAGTCAGTGGTTCGGGAAAAAGTAGTCTGGCTTTCGACACTATTCTAGCGGAGTCCAATCGGCGTTTTTTTTATACCCTATCTCATTATACAAGGCAGTTTCTAGATTTAGGGTCTCGCCCTGCTATTGGCAGTATTAGTGGCTTGTCTCCGGCGATTGCCTTGGCTCAAAACGAGACTCAACCTTCGGTAAGAGCGTCGGTAGGGTCACTAACTGACATTTCTGAATTGTTAGGGGTGCTTTTTGCTCGGTTTGGCGAAGCGCACTGTCCCAAACACGATCAACCAACAAGCGGGACAAGCCTGGAACAGATTGCCTCGCAGATCTTGGCACAACATGAGGGCAAGACGATCGGACTTTCCTCACCGTTTGTTGAACAAAAGAAGGGTAGTTTTAAGAAGCAGTTGCAGCAATTTTCGGCGAAAGGATATACACGGGCTTATATTGATGGCGAACTTGTATCGCTAAGCTCCACTCCTGAATTAGATCGAGAAAGCAAGCATGACATCAAGGTTATCGTCGACTATATTAAAGTCGCTAGCAGCAAACTCAAACGACTGCACAAATCTCTTGAAACGGTTATTCAAATGGGTGACGGCGTCGGAGAGTTATTTCTTTCTGATCAGACCGGTGCGGTCAAGTCTGATTTTTCGAAGTTCTCCACGAAAAACGGCTGCCCTAAGTGTGGATTCGCATGGCCTAAATTGGATTCTAGGTATTTTTCTGCCAACTCTTTAGGACGTTGTCAGGAATGTGATGGTCTCGGGTATCAAGAAACTGAGGATGAATTTGAAACCGTATCTTGTGCAGTTTGCCGTGGCACGGGACTACGTCGTGACCTAGAATCCATTCGATTCAAGGGAAAATCCCCGCTCGCGTTGCAACGGGAAACCATTCATCAACTATATCAATTTTTTGACCAGTGCTTGCAGGAATCAGGCATTGAAAATCCAGCATTTATGCGAATTGCAGAGGAGATTCGTGATCACCTCAATCGTTTGGATAGGGTTGGCCTTGGTTATCTGCATCTTGCTCGGCGGATTCGGAGCCTTTCTGGTGGAGAAGCCCAGAGGGTGAGGCTAGCAGGAGTTCTGGCTGAGAATTTGAGAGGTGTTCTCTATGTGTTGGACGAGCCAAGCCAAGGTTTGAGCGATAGCGAACTCAATCAGCTATGGGCTGCTATCGAAAAGCTGAAGAGCCAAGGCAATACAGTGATTATCGTCGATCACGACGAAACAATTATCCGTCGCGCTGATTGGATTATTGACTTGGGCCCTGAAGGAGGTGCTCGTGGTGGTCAGATCATGGCTAAGTTTAAACCCAGCAGCGCTAGCGACTTTCAAAATGATTCTCTGACAGCACGCTACCTAGTGCAAACTCAATCTCAAACCACAACATTAGAGAAGCCTAGAAAGACCGATGGCTGGCTCCGTGTGATCAAGCCTAGGGTTAACAATCTTCATCTAGATAAGGTCAATTTCCCTTTAGAGTCATTCACGGTTGTGAGTGGAGTCAGTGGTGCTGGCAAGAGCAGCTTGGTGATTGAGGCCCTCTATCATAATATCTATCGCTATCTTTCCGATCAGCCATTGCTAGCTTGCGAGGAGATCCAGGGTCTCGACCAGATTGAAGAAGTGATTTTAGTTGATCGGCGACCAATTGCAAAATCAAGTGTCAGCATGCCAGCGACTTACCTTGATGTATTTACCGATCTTCGCAAGTTTTATGGAAAGTTACCAGACGCACAGATCTATGGCTTGCAAATGCGGGACTTCTCCTTGTCCGTTGATGGTGGACGGTGCCCAGAGTGCAAAGGGCGCGGCGTTCTTTCGCTAAGCATGAAGTTTTTAGCTGATGCACGTGTGACTTGCCCCATTTGTCAGGGGCAACGCTACAAGCCTGAAGTCTTGCAGGTAGAATATCGTGGCCTCAACTTGTCACAGGTGCTCGACTTAACGATTGACGAAGCCATCGATCACTTTCAAACTTTTTCTCGCATTACCAAGAGGCTTAAACCTGCTCAGGAGCTTGGGCTTGGCTATCTGAAGTTGGGCCAACCAAGCAGTAGTTTGTCAGGAGGTGAATCCCAACGTCTCAAGCTTGTACCAATTCTGTTTAGAAATATGTCTCAGGGCTCAATTTTGATCATGGATGAACCTACCACCGGGTTGCATTTCAAGGACGTTGAACGGCTTCTCGTTCAGTGTCAAAAACTAACAGAGAAGGGTGTTACCTTGATCGTGATCGAACATAGTGCGGCTGTAAAATCCGCTGCCGACTGGCTTGTGGAGCTGGGCCCGGGGGCTGCAGCAGAAGGAGGCGGGTTAGTTTTCGAGGGTTATCGGCCATATAACTAATTGAAAATACGAGGTCTATCCGTCAAATTTTACCATATGTTCAAAAGTGCTTGCAATGTTGTGCAGTGGTGGCATAATGACCGCCACGAAACAAATTGACTTAGTAAATATAACTAAGAAGTTATTACTAGCACAAATAGAACAATGGAGACCTACGTATGCGTTTCATCCTAATCGCATGGGCTAGCAGTTTACTATTAGCAAGCTGTGGCACCAAGGATAGCAAAGACTCAAACCCACCCGTAAACCCTAACCAGTGTGGCTATAACTCCGATAACATCTGCTCAGACGACTGGTTCAACAATCGAGATGGCGATCCATTCGACCCTACCGATCCTGGTAACCAAAACCCATTTCCCCCTATCCCTGGTGAAGATGATGATGACGATCATGATGGTAAATACGGACCAAGCAAATCAACTCTTCGACTCGTTTCTGTAGAGTCCTTCGCTAATTTAAAGCGTCTAAGTAATGGTAATACGATGAACGATGGCCGTTGCCATGTTCGTGTTGATGTCAACGGTCGTGAAATCCGTGTTCGAGTCCAGCGAACTGAGATGAAAAACAAGCAAGTTGGCCTTGGTAAGTCTCGTTCATGTCTTGTTAACCTTGGCCTTCGCTATCGTCAAGGTTACAGCTTTTCAGTATCAAGAATCTATATGGATCTCCTCACTGATCTTGAGCGCAAGGCCAATGGTTTCTTTGCTCTTGATTACCGCGTGCAAAGCCGTGGCTCTGAGCTAGAATATCGCAAGGAAGTTTATGGTCCTGAGCGAACTCGTCACGATCTAAAGCTCACACCCAAGAAAAACCGTTGGTCGTCTTGCCAAGGACGTGAGAATCTTGGTCTTTCAACCTACTTTGAGACCAACTATAAAAACTATCCCCGTGGATCAGCAGAGTGGCAATCAGCTTTGCAAGAGAAAAATTATGGTAACAATCGCTTTGGCGACCTATACCTAGAAGAAGGCGAGTATCGTATCAAGCTTAAGTGGCAACGCTGTAGCTAGTCTTGGGGAGCGTAAGCTCCCTTTTTCATTGTTATTTCTTCCCAATCTAGAGTCCCTCCATACTGTCCATCGTGTAAGAATTCTAGACATCTGCTCCGGTCTTTGGCGCTTTTTTTGGGAATAGCTAAATGATTTTGTAGGTTTGGCTTGGCCTAGTCCTTGCTTAACATAGGACGGAATGCTGTTGTTGTGGATGTTGTTGAGGTTGTTATGCAGAAGAAGTTTTTCCAGAACCTAAGGGCTCTCGCTTATGGCTTGCCCACCTTACTTTATGTTTTCACTACTTGCCTTGCAGTGATTGTTTTGCTTGCGGCGAAACACGATTACGATGCACGCCAGGTGTTCGAGGGTCGATCTGCAGATATTCTTGTAGTTCCTCCTGAATCAGCACCTGAGCTTAGCCAAGAGAGCGTTGATATTGCTTTGGCTTTGTTCAATATTCAAATACCAGCGGGTACCAAACACCCGACTTTCGACCCTAATCTCCAAGATCGTGGCCTTACCACCCTTCGTGGATGGGGCAGCAAGCTTGAAGTAACTGTTGGTCCTGCGGCATTCGAAAGCTGGGGGCTTCTTGGGTCAACTCTTGCTCACGAACTTGAAGTACACTGCCGGCAAAGCTTCACTTTGATTCGAGCTTTAGACCTTCTAGGGCTTGACGGAACTTTGATGGCTGAGCGTGAAGCATACTTGCACGAGTTAAATAATGCGGGCCGCTTTCATCTTGGTCAGATCGAGCGTGAGAATATTCAAGCGACGATGGACTTTTACTATCCTGTTCAAGATGAAGATACTTTGAGCGCACGCTAAGACACTTTGAGAATATTGCATGGCTAAGCTCTTATGAAGTTAGCCATGCCTCCCTTCAGATACCGCGCTTGCGTCACACCCATCTCTCTAAGGTACAGACTCCCTGTAAACCCGTCGCGATCCTCGCTACCCAGTACCAGAACTGGCCCTTTCTTACTATCAGAGACTAAAGACTTCAAAAGGTCAACTGTCATTGGCACTAAGTTTTTTTCAGTATGTGGGAACTCCTGACGTCGGTTTTCCGTTCGGATATCAACCTTAAGATTTATTTGATCCCTTTGCCATTCATCAAGTGAACAGCTTGAATTTTGTACTAAGGAGAAAATCGAGCTAAGTCGATTTTCAAACTCAGGCCATGAAATCTGATAGGCTTCGGTAATATCAAAAAGTGTCATGTCATCAGCGAAGGGCTTCAATGAGCATGGAACTGCAAAGGCCTGCTCGATGATGTGCTCAAAGTGAGGTATGGAAACTGTAGAAACCAATGTCTCTTTACGAATGGGGAACATAATGGCTCTTATAATCCAGGTAGTAGTCCACTGATGTCTTCAAGAATTTTAGCTCATCGTCGGTCAAGGCTCTGACAGCCTTCCCTGGAGTGCCCTTTATTAGGGATTCAGGTGGATAACTCTTGCCAGGTGGAACCAGAGTTCCGGCGCCGATCAAACACCGTTCGCCAATCTTTGCGCCATCCATGATGATAGCGCCCATCCCGACCAGGCAGCCATTTCCGATTTCACAGCCATGGATCACAGCACCATGACCAATAGTTACATCATCACCAATAATCGATGCGTGCTTGCTGTTAGTTACGTGGATCACGGTACCATCCTGGACGTTACTTCGCTCACCGATTCGGATATAGTAACAATCACCCCGTGCTACGGTATTAAACCAAAAACTACTATCTCGACCGACTTCCAGGTCGCCAATGAGTTGCGCACCAGAGGCTGCAAACACCCCTTCGGCAAGCTTCGGTGTTTTACCCTTATAAGGTAGAAGATTAGATCCTGGCATCAGATACATGGCTAGCTCCTGAACGAAATATCCCAAGTGCCCAAGTTGCTGCAGATGTCTTCTGGAATAATCTCTTTCCCGGTATCCTGCAGCTTTTGACATGTGTAGTGCATGTGACATTGGGCTAATGGAGCAATAACCCATGAGGGCAGGCTTGTCAAAGCCAAGGCTGTGCAGATCCCTGCTAGCACGTCACCAGATCCCGCCTTGCCAAGGGAATTATTGGCCTGGCTATAACAAGGAAAGTGATGAGGCAGCTCCGGACTCACTATTACTGGGCTGGCGGATTTATAGAAAATCGAAACGCCCAGGTTGTTGCAGGTTTCTTGGAGTTGTTCAAAATCAGCCAATGTTTTAGGGGCATCTGGTGTAAGACCCATTTTGATCAACTCCCCAGGGTGGGGTGTGAGCAGAGTTTTTTCGGGAAGCAGCCGAGTTGGTTTGAGTCGTTCCCCAAGTTGATGAAGCGCTCCAGCGTCGAGAACTAAGGACAGACCTTGCCTTTGCAACCTTGCGAGAGTTTCAAGGTCGCCACTTTGAAACGGGCTCGTCACCATGCCTGGTCCAATCAGCAGGGCTTTCACCCGACGTTGCTCTACAAATTTTGAAATAGCTGCGATGTCGAGATGGTCACCCTTGAAAAAATTCTGGTGAGTTAGAGCTAGTGGGCTTCGGGCCATGACTGTTTCCACAGGGTGGGGAGTGGCCAAAGAAACCCAGCCAGCACCAGCCCTAGCTGCACTTACAGCTGCCATCATCGGAGCCCCGAACCCAAGTGAGCTGCCTCCGATCACGAGAACATGGCCGCGCTCGAACTTATGAGCATCAATTGCTAGCCCCCGCCAAGGGTTGATCCTAGCTAGTGCTTCAGGGGCAAGCTCCCATAGTTGGTGCTTGGTTTTGGCTAGGCTTTGGTCCACAGCTTCTTTAGAAAAGCCGATGTCGAACACTAGAGTCTCACCACAGTAACGAGCTGCAGGATAAATCCTGTGCGCAGCCTTGGAGGCGCCGAATGTTACGGTAATATCAGCCGGTAATGGGGGTGCTTCCCCTGACCAGCAATCGCCGTCCATACCTGAGGGCAGGTCGATAGAAATGACAGTTCCGTTGAGCTGGGATGCTTTTTGAAGGCAAGATTTATAAAGGCCCTCTCGTAGAGAGCCACGAATGCCAATTCCTAAAACCCCGTCCAAGATCAAAGGCTTTGATGGTAGGGGCAGGCCACTTTGAAAGTCATGGGGAGAGACTCGTCGGATATTAAGCTCGTCGAGGCTTTGACCTTGGGTCGATCGATCTGGAGTTTGATCTTTGAAATCGTTCAAAATATCGATTACCAGTACCGAGTACCCCCACAGGTGAAGGTAACGGCTGGCAACCAGAGCGTCACCACCATTGTTGCCGGGGCCAGCAAGAACTACGATCAGTTGTCCTGGCCGGCATCGAGCCGCGGCGACTACAGCGACCTTACGACCAGCACACTCCATAAGTGAAAGAGAGGGAATTTTAAATTCAGATATGCTCGCCCGGTCAACGTTTTTAGCGGAGGCGACCGACCAGATAGGCTTGCCGACGTGAGGCAGTTCGATGCTGTCCCTGTTATTTATCGACGCTGCCTCCAGCCTTCTCGATGACTTTGATGATTTTTTGTGTGACTTCACCTTTAAGAGCCTTATGAGCGAGAGCGATCTTCTCCTTGGTTAAGGTGAAGGTGCTGCCTTCAGATGCGGACTGGCGGCTAAAGTGTAGGGTTGACTTGCCAAGCTTAGATAGAGTGACGGTAAGGTCATCGCCGTTGATCTCAAAGCTCACAATCTTGCTGAGGGCTCGCTCACCCATAGCATCCTTTAGGTTATCGACGACTGTTTTCGTTTCCGATTCAGGAAAGGTAATTTTCACGTTTTAGCTCCCTTCAACGAGGCTTGATTTCGAAAGCGGTGCTGCATAGGTCATGGAGAAGTTGTTTGACAATCATCTCATGGGTCATGACGGACGAGGAATCCATAATCCAGGATAGTCCTCCTAGAGCATCCATCCTGGCTTCGAAGACGTGCACCCGTTCTCGGTGCTGCCTGAAACCTAAGGTGGATTCTAATATCGCTTCCATCTTTGCGCCAGACCTTTCTAGACGGATCTGTAGATTCTTGATCATTACCACGAAGCCCTTCATATGGTGCTCCTGATCGCAATAGATCGGCAACAGCTTGAGCCTTTTGGCCTGATCAACGTATTCATTGTAGGTATTCACCGATAAGACCAGATCTTGGTAAATCTCGTTGATCGTGCCAATTACAGCCATTTTATTGTGGGCTTTGATTTCATGGGGATTGTCTAGTTGCCATCGACCGTTTTGAAAACTTGAATGAGCCAGCGTTTTAATCCAAAAAAGATCCATCAAAAACTCCTTATCCTTCCTAGAAGCGATACTGAGCACGAAGTTTGGCGACGATCGCTGTCGTATAGGTGGCAAAGTTTTCGGTGATTGCCACTCTTGTTTCGTTCGAGTCGGGTTCGATGCTTTGCACTTTGCGGTCGTGGGTCACGACGCTTGCCTCAGCAGAAAGCCAGTCGGTAAAGACTCCTTTTAATACGAGCCCTCCACCGATGTTGTCCTGCTCAAAGCCAACCACTGGAATCGAGTTCAGGTTGTGAAGGCGGTTACCGCCAAGTTGTTCGTAGTGTCCCCGAGCGCCCATAGCCAACTTGGGAGTAAAGGAGTACATAACTTGACCGTATAAGCGGCCAAGCCAATCAGGGCCATCAGTGGTTGATTGGCTATAGCTGAATTGGGATAGCATTCCTACACCCTTGACGCTCACTTTCTCGCTAACCTTGGCTTCAATAGCGAGAAGCTCGTCGGTGCGCTCCATGTATTGTGCCTGGTCAACATTGACGTTCGTGTACCTTGCCCTTAAAAGCAGGGAGTAGTTTTGATTTTGCTGACCAAGCTGGAGGTATACGGAAGGAAGCGATGCTGATAACGAGCTGTCCCCATCGCTGACAAGGTGGATATAGCTGGCACCAAACCCTAGCCAGGAGTTGTTCCCGATGTTCCATTCCGGAGCGAGGTCGAGATGGGCTCTTGCGATGGTAGAAGCTTGGGTTCTGTTAATCAGAAGCGTTTCGATCTCATGGTCGTAGTCTTCAGTGATGGCAAGCGAGGATTCACTGGTACTCCCAGACTGCGCCCTAAGGCCAAGTGAAGTGTGAAAGTGACTTGGGTTTGGGGTCTCGCTACTACCCAAAGGGATGTCGTAACCTACTTGACCATCGACACCTAGCCATGTCTGGCTCGTGGATACGGATCGAACCCCAGAGAAGTCTTGCTCCTGAGAGTCGACATCAACGAAGCCACTCACCTGGTTATTAGCAATCAAAAAGCCGGGGCTGACATAAGAGGGGGGCTTGGGTGTCTTGGGGGAGATTGGGCCCGAAGGCTCAGGGGTGGGGGGCCTAGGGTTAGGGCCTGGGTTAGCTTCGTTCAAGTTCTTTCGTTGTTCGGCGAGCATCATGTCTTCAGCCTGCTTCTGGAGGGCTTTCTTGCTACGCATCAGTTTGGACGGGAGAACGACAGCCTGATCAAAAAAGCCAACCGCCTCCGGGTACTTTTTTAGGCGGAGAGCTGAAACTCCGCCGTAATAGCTAGCAAGATCGAGAAGAGGGTGGCCACTTGGCACCCGCTGAAAGGCTTCCAAGGCTCCCTCGTAGCGACGTCTTCGATAGAAGGTCTGGCCATATTCGAATGAGGTTTCTGGATCGAGGGTACTCAGATCCAGCTGTTTAAATAGTCTATAGGCTTGGCGGTGTCGCCCGAGCCGGTAAAGGCTCTTGGCAATGTAGATCCTCGATGGC from Pseudobacteriovorax antillogorgiicola includes:
- a CDS encoding excinuclease ABC subunit UvrA, translated to MSPVHIEEIKITRASEHNLKKLNLSIARGQITVITGVSGSGKSSLAFDTILAESNRRFFYTLSHYTRQFLDLGSRPAIGSISGLSPAIALAQNETQPSVRASVGSLTDISELLGVLFARFGEAHCPKHDQPTSGTSLEQIASQILAQHEGKTIGLSSPFVEQKKGSFKKQLQQFSAKGYTRAYIDGELVSLSSTPELDRESKHDIKVIVDYIKVASSKLKRLHKSLETVIQMGDGVGELFLSDQTGAVKSDFSKFSTKNGCPKCGFAWPKLDSRYFSANSLGRCQECDGLGYQETEDEFETVSCAVCRGTGLRRDLESIRFKGKSPLALQRETIHQLYQFFDQCLQESGIENPAFMRIAEEIRDHLNRLDRVGLGYLHLARRIRSLSGGEAQRVRLAGVLAENLRGVLYVLDEPSQGLSDSELNQLWAAIEKLKSQGNTVIIVDHDETIIRRADWIIDLGPEGGARGGQIMAKFKPSSASDFQNDSLTARYLVQTQSQTTTLEKPRKTDGWLRVIKPRVNNLHLDKVNFPLESFTVVSGVSGAGKSSLVIEALYHNIYRYLSDQPLLACEEIQGLDQIEEVILVDRRPIAKSSVSMPATYLDVFTDLRKFYGKLPDAQIYGLQMRDFSLSVDGGRCPECKGRGVLSLSMKFLADARVTCPICQGQRYKPEVLQVEYRGLNLSQVLDLTIDEAIDHFQTFSRITKRLKPAQELGLGYLKLGQPSSSLSGGESQRLKLVPILFRNMSQGSILIMDEPTTGLHFKDVERLLVQCQKLTEKGVTLIVIEHSAAVKSAADWLVELGPGAAAEGGGLVFEGYRPYN
- a CDS encoding DUF4360 domain-containing protein, with the protein product MRFILIAWASSLLLASCGTKDSKDSNPPVNPNQCGYNSDNICSDDWFNNRDGDPFDPTDPGNQNPFPPIPGEDDDDDHDGKYGPSKSTLRLVSVESFANLKRLSNGNTMNDGRCHVRVDVNGREIRVRVQRTEMKNKQVGLGKSRSCLVNLGLRYRQGYSFSVSRIYMDLLTDLERKANGFFALDYRVQSRGSELEYRKEVYGPERTRHDLKLTPKKNRWSSCQGRENLGLSTYFETNYKNYPRGSAEWQSALQEKNYGNNRFGDLYLEEGEYRIKLKWQRCS
- a CDS encoding rhodanese-like domain-containing protein; the protein is MFPIRKETLVSTVSIPHFEHIIEQAFAVPCSLKPFADDMTLFDITEAYQISWPEFENRLSSIFSLVQNSSCSLDEWQRDQINLKVDIRTENRRQEFPHTEKNLVPMTVDLLKSLVSDSKKGPVLVLGSEDRDGFTGSLYLREMGVTQARYLKGGMANFIRA
- a CDS encoding gamma carbonic anhydrase family protein; translated protein: MYLMPGSNLLPYKGKTPKLAEGVFAASGAQLIGDLEVGRDSSFWFNTVARGDCYYIRIGERSNVQDGTVIHVTNSKHASIIGDDVTIGHGAVIHGCEIGNGCLVGMGAIIMDGAKIGERCLIGAGTLVPPGKSYPPESLIKGTPGKAVRALTDDELKFLKTSVDYYLDYKSHYVPHS
- a CDS encoding NAD(P)H-hydrate epimerase, which gives rise to MKSHKKSSKSSRRLEAASINNRDSIELPHVGKPIWSVASAKNVDRASISEFKIPSLSLMECAGRKVAVVAAARCRPGQLIVVLAGPGNNGGDALVASRYLHLWGYSVLVIDILNDFKDQTPDRSTQGQSLDELNIRRVSPHDFQSGLPLPSKPLILDGVLGIGIRGSLREGLYKSCLQKASQLNGTVISIDLPSGMDGDCWSGEAPPLPADITVTFGASKAAHRIYPAARYCGETLVFDIGFSKEAVDQSLAKTKHQLWELAPEALARINPWRGLAIDAHKFERGHVLVIGGSSLGFGAPMMAAVSAARAGAGWVSLATPHPVETVMARSPLALTHQNFFKGDHLDIAAISKFVEQRRVKALLIGPGMVTSPFQSGDLETLARLQRQGLSLVLDAGALHQLGERLKPTRLLPEKTLLTPHPGELIKMGLTPDAPKTLADFEQLQETCNNLGVSIFYKSASPVIVSPELPHHFPCYSQANNSLGKAGSGDVLAGICTALALTSLPSWVIAPLAQCHMHYTCQKLQDTGKEIIPEDICSNLGTWDISFRS
- a CDS encoding tetratricopeptide repeat protein; the encoded protein is MRTALTLAACLFCAPVLAVDQAQLPASFDLAQKKTRKRPGGVLRLYKKATSLYDQRKYDDAISVYSRILKIYPSHEPSRIYIAKSLYRLGRHRQAYRLFKQLDLSTLDPETSFEYGQTFYRRRRYEGALEAFQRVPSGHPLLDLASYYGGVSALRLKKYPEAVGFFDQAVVLPSKLMRSKKALQKQAEDMMLAEQRKNLNEANPGPNPRPPTPEPSGPISPKTPKPPSYVSPGFLIANNQVSGFVDVDSQEQDFSGVRSVSTSQTWLGVDGQVGYDIPLGSSETPNPSHFHTSLGLRAQSGSTSESSLAITEDYDHEIETLLINRTQASTIARAHLDLAPEWNIGNNSWLGFGASYIHLVSDGDSSLSASLPSVYLQLGQQNQNYSLLLRARYTNVNVDQAQYMERTDELLAIEAKVSEKVSVKGVGMLSQFSYSQSTTDGPDWLGRLYGQVMYSFTPKLAMGARGHYEQLGGNRLHNLNSIPVVGFEQDNIGGGLVLKGVFTDWLSAEASVVTHDRKVQSIEPDSNETRVAITENFATYTTAIVAKLRAQYRF